tatctattcaagacatagggctcaggTGGGTGTGATCGatcgactggggatgcttacttctcctaggcacgtgatttcacctccggtgtgtccaagAGTCCGTATTTTACCCAACTCTTTTTTGCATTCCTAattggagttatgaggttgatcactattcgttatcttcactattCATCTATTGGATCATTGGTTAAGAAATAAAGTTCGTATCTTCATGGAAGTTGCAGGATAACCACTGATAtcaagaaatgttttgaaacataAAAACCGGGACTCTAGATCTTACCTctttattcttttatttatttattatgatttataatatactgagtacaatgttacaacaacCAGTAGATGAAAACAGAAGGACACAAATTGCAGTGCAATAACCCGAGGGACTCAGAATAGACAGCCATTGATTTTAGTAATTTATTGATCATTAAAACAGTCTTTAAGACATACGAGGATCATCGTAGATCATAAATAAAGTGGTGTTGTCTCCGGGGTTATAATTGGTGTGGGTACACATTCGGTAGCACCGATCGCTGTAATACTTCAACTCCGTCATGTTCATCGTTTTATAATGGCCTACCTGGTACAACTCGAACATGCGCCTCTGAAAGTTATCGataaatattctgtaaaatcaCTGTATAAATAATGGCGtcttataaaaatatgaatactgAGTGATGTATTagaatattttacaaataatcATGTTGAAACTTAAAGCATCATGACCTAATTTTGAGGACACTTAGCCTACGAAGTCGTATACAATGATTCTTGTCCGGTGAAGTATTATTGCTCTTATTAGTATTCAACTATAGAGAGAAATCGAACAAACATGAAATATCCATAATATATCTCAATATCCATTGTAGATGTAAAATATCCATAATATATCTCAATATCTATTGTAGATGTATGAAATATCCATAATATATCTCAATATCCATTGTAGatgtatgaaatattcataataTATCTCAATATCCATTGTAGATGTATGAAATATCCATAATATATCTCAATATCCATTGTAGATGTAAAATATCCATAATATATCTCAATATCTATTGTAGATGTATGAAATATCCATAATATATCTCAATATCCATTGTAGATGTATGAAATATCCATAATATATCTCAATATCCATTGTAGATGTAAAATATCCATAATATATCTCAATATCCATTGTAGATGTATGAAATATCCATAATATATCTCAATATCCATTGTAGATGTAAAATATCCATAATATATCTCAATATCCATTGTAGATGTATGAAATATCCATAATATATCTCAATATCCATTGTAGatgtatgaaatattcataataTATCTCAATATCCATTGTAGATGTATGAAATATCCATAATATATCTCAATATCCATTGTAGATGTATGAAATATCCATAATATATCTCAATATCCATTGTAGATGTAAAATATCCATAATATATCTCAATATCCATTGTAGATGTATGAAATATCCATAATATATCTCAATATCCATTGTAGATGTAAATATCCATAATATATCTCAATATCCATTGTAGATGTATGAAATATCCATAATATATCTCAATATTCATTGTAgatgtaaaatatctaagaGTGAATTGCATCGCCGATTGCGGGATGCGCCAGAACACCGACTTGATGGCAACAGACGGATGTactggatccgggttagaataggtcctcagtacctcttgcttgtcgtaagaggggactaaatggggcagtccttcggatgagaccgcaaaacccgaggtctcgtgtcacagcaggtgtggcacgataaagatccatccctgcttaaaggtcgtaagcgccgagcatatgcctgaattttgcagtccttcatcggcaatagtgacgtctccgcATGAGTGAActcaagcgggacgttaaacattacGTGTATTGCTAGGATTAGATTCCCAACAACTTTcttatttcaatagaaatacaGGTTGTTTCACGTAGTCAATTTGTGGTgtatattttacacacacagAGCTATTAGTTTTTCTGTCTAACTAACTCCAGTCATGGGTTTTAAAACTAGCGCATTTTATTCATTCGAGGTAAAAGAAAATATGTTGACTACTGATACTACCAATTAGGTAAGGTTCTACAACTCATGGCTTGAGACAAGTAtaggtttttgaaaattaggtttGTCGTCTTTACGAACGAGTTTTAAAAGGCATATTAAAGAGGCATACATGCACTATACACATATATGCCTTAAACTATAGAATTTCAACAACATATTATGTTACTATAGTATTGTAATAGTAAAATGGAGTGTATAAACTTGCTTAAATGCACCTTTATTTTACGGTATATGTAATTGAACAGTTTTCAGTATTAACATTTCCTGACATTAGTTTTTTAACAATTATATAAAAAGACTATGCAAATGAATCTATTAAGATATAGAAATGCTCTTAAAACGGactgaaataattaatattaataACATGTCAGTCATAGTGTAATGATGTTATTTCAAGCAAACGAAAGGGTCGATAATGTTAGACGGGATTAATAACCTTTGCTTTTCTCATTATTTAAAGATTGGAAATGTTGTAAAATTGTTAAGttgtacatacattgtaatttAGAGCAGCACCAAATTTTCTCTCTTACAAAGAACAacatttcaaccaatgaaaatatttaaaaattgaattttttttacttcatgtattttccaCCATCACTATCGAAGGAAATAGATAGTTCGGAGACAGAATGAGACACCGTCTTCCACCGAACATTAAGGCCACACATCACGGCGAGAAAACTTGATtccaaaagaaaatgttttgttaATTAAATGTGTACCTCTATTTTAAGGAGTGTTACAGGGTCGTGGATGTCATCTCGCTGTTCGTAAGGTATATGGTAGCACATGCAATAGTGAAGGTATCTGGAATAGTGCGAGTCGCACAGGAAATGCTAGAATATATCAACAGAGTAAGATGAGATATAGAACAAGGTTAAGACAAAGAGGCTGATATGTGACGTAATCAATCGCCTGTGTCAAATCTGCAAAGTCTAACAATTAAAGGATTTTGAATGTTTTCGATACATTGTCAACCTTTCAACCTGCATCTTTACATATTTATGATAACTATGTTTGTAAATTAGAGAGGTTATCCTCCAAGAATTGAAAAGCCCAGTGTTAGAAAGAGCATATTAAATGGACATAGATATCATCTAGTTGTCCTTACACCAAGAACATTTCACTTAATCGATGTCAATTTTGAACTCCTCTAGACACTCGACCAATATTATGCGGAGTTCCGCGATCTTCCATGCATCCATTATTTTTCCGGTCGTGTTAGCCTAATGTATAGGGCACTTGTTTTACATCCGGGAGGCCCGGGCTCGATTCTGCGCAGTGCCAAGACCTTTAACATAGGGAATGACTGTTTCTTTGCCAAGCATCGAACAGTTAAAGtgagtcacgggtctttcggatatgaccttaaaaatggaggtcccgtgttatGGTAGGCGTTAACACAATAAAGAACTCTCATTACTACGTCCGTAAGCGTCATGCATAAGTCAACATCTTTGACACTTCAACTAAAACTATACAAGTGAACAGATCTccaatgggacgtaaaacaaaaaaatctaatttgGCATCTGAGAAGAAGGAGAAAAGTTTGTCTTAGTCGATTTACAGCGCGTTAACAATGTTGGATTATTGTCGGGGTAAGCAGGCTTTAGGAGATGAAGATCGAGATGTTAAAAGATGACAACAATCAAAAGCAAATCAAGACAACTCactttaaaatttgaacaataaaTTATGTGTAATGTTAAAAAACATGGTTTTGAGTTATAAGATGTTTCAATCACAGGGAACCAAAAACTAAGAATTTGACTTTTTCgcctttcaaattcaaattataAGATATACATTAATTTTCACCAGACAGGTTAGAAACATGAatgcaatgtgaagataacgaacagtgattaatctcagaactcttataaataatgataataatagcctttatttatccaggattacacaaattagcatatagctagtttccattgtggccctgcattaaaacatatacacaaacataaaattaacatctaaaattagtatctaaacatgaatacaatataaaaggaaaaggggaaaaatatagcataagacacacctaattagtgataaaattattacctaaatatgaatacatgacatagaaggaaagaagaaaaaatagcataagacacacgcacacacagtgcCAAATCACAACTACATTTGGCATACCTGAACAAAAAGAGGAAAGCACGATGTTTAAGTGCtacttctatgaaaatattccatcaaataCATAGCTTTAAAAATGCCAACCGAACCAGAGCTTCAAACATTTTGAGACAGTTTGTTCCAAAGGAATGCAGAAGAGTAGCTGTATGaacgtttaaaattttcagttttagatcttggaaaatataataaattagaGATATAATCATTCGATAGGCAATACCAAAcacatagttgggcaaacaccagaagtgggatcaggtgcctaggaggagtaagcatcccctgttgaccggtcacacccgccgtgagccctatatcctgatcaggtaaacggagttatccgcagtcaaaatcagtgtgccaagaacggcttaacaatcggtatgaaacacgtcagacaccatttgacccaatgataggttgtattgacgaactagatcgttataacgaccatagaatttgatatttcaataGACATTGAATTATCCCTGGAAGATCAAAGTGGAGGCTGCAGATGCAGAAATTAAGTGGAGTACGACACTTTTTAAGAACCGTTTGTTGGCATTGTTTAAGGCGTAACTGTGTCGTTTATACAGATGTTTTACTTA
Above is a genomic segment from Ostrea edulis chromosome 3, xbOstEdul1.1, whole genome shotgun sequence containing:
- the LOC125676090 gene encoding uncharacterized protein LOC125676090, whose translation is MQVCLLLVGILSLWNPVYPATVQRGTTHHVTTKVTTTHRPTREPGEFVNNQYMYDRYSHFLCDSHYSRYLHYCMCYHIPYEQRDDIHDPVTLLKIERRMFELYQVGHYKTMNMTELKYYSDRCYRMCTHTNYNPGDNTTLFMIYDDPRMS